In Oryza glaberrima chromosome 8, OglaRS2, whole genome shotgun sequence, the following are encoded in one genomic region:
- the LOC127783036 gene encoding zinc finger protein 1-like has translation MAFLVPPVSVATSAPSLSFPSSPFLLLSLSLSLFSASRPVAGAKAARVRRERRRRRRRRRRVANGETEALHAAVLKEEEQQHEVEEAAVVTSSSATSGEEGGHLPQGWAKRKRSRRQRSEEENLALCLLMLALGGHHRVQAPPPLSAPVGAEFKCSVCGRSFSSYQALGGHKTSHRFKLPTPPASPVLAPASSEVQSPLAFSPRNSAAARI, from the exons atggcatttctg gtcccacctgtcagcgtggCCACGTCagcaccctctctctctttcccctcctctcccttcctcctcctctctctctctctctcactcttctcggCAAGCCGGCCGGTGGCTGGGGCGAAGGCCGCCAGggtgaggcgggagaggaggaggcggcggcggcggcggcggcgggtcgcaAATGGCGAGACGGAAGCGCTCCACGCCGCGGTGCtcaaggaggaggagcagcagcacgaggtggaggaggcggcggtcgtgACGAGCAGCAGCGCCACAAGTGGGGAGGAGGGCGGGCACCTACCGCAGGGGTGGGCGAAGCGGAAGAGGTCGCGCCGCCAGCGATCGGAGGAGGAGAACCTCGCGCTCTGCCTTCTCATGCTCGCCCTCGGCGGCCACCACCGCGTCcaggcgccgcctcctctctcggCGCCGGTAGGTGCGGAGTTCAAGTGCTCCGTCTGCGGCAGGTCCTTCAGCTCCTACCAAGCGCTCGGCGGCCACAAGACGAGCCACCGGTTCAAGCTGCCGACTCCGCCCGCATCTCCCGTCTTGGCTCCTGCCTCCTCCGAGGTCCAGAGCCCCCTCGCCTTCTCACCGCGTAATTCAGCAGCTGCACGGATCTGA
- the LOC127782209 gene encoding pentatricopeptide repeat-containing protein At5g65560-like — protein MPPPTPLARLLAAISAAASSPADLRRLSHRVLSPSAPLPPLRCLNTLLMALARHRMFPDMESLASRMPARNLRTYTTLINAYCLAGNIPAAKQHLTSLLHAGLAPDSYAYTSFVLGYCRAGMLTHACRVFVLMPLRGCLRTAFTYTALLHGLLGAGMVREAMAVFVGMRADSCAPDTHVYATMVHGLCEAGRTEEAEVLLEEAMSNGFEPNIVVYNALIDGYCNAGEMEHALKVFEGMDGNRCSPNVRTYTELIHGLCKSGKVERAMVLFSRMVEAGLEPNVVTYTALIQGQCNEGHLQCAFRLLHLMETNGLVPNDWTFSVLIDALCKREKVEEAQLFLGSLVKKGVKVNEVVYTSLIDGLCKTGKIDAADELMQKMISEGFVPDAHSYSSLIDGLCRQKKLSQATLMLEDMMEKGIQASPVTYTIIIDELVREVGSEGPKKIFDKMIATGINPDIVTYTVFVRSYCEEGRMEDAESMIVQMVDRGVFPNLVTYNTLIRGYANLGLVSQAFSTFEVMVGKGWKPNEDSYTVLLRLVVKKSSSDNSVDIWKIADMKDLQVLLEDITERQLPLAVDIYSCFIRCLCRVDRLEEAKHFFMGMQNANLTPSEDVYTSIIDCCCRLKILTDALTLLDSMTKSGYLPHLESYRIIISSLCEGGNFRTAKEVFGDLLLKESNYDEIVWKILIYGLLQKGSVAEFSSLLSVMKEHGYQPSNTINAMITGEITVTNEVQEIAR, from the coding sequence ATGCCCCCGCCGACCCCGCTGGCCCGCCTCCTCgcggccatctccgccgccgcctcctcgcccgccgacctccgccgcctctcccaccGCGTCCTGTCCCCCTCCGcgcctcttccccctctccgcTGCCTCAACACCCTCCTCATGGCCCTCGCACGCCACCGTATGTTCCCGGACATGGAGTCCCTCGCCTCCCGCATGCCCGCCCGCAACCTCCGCACGTACACCACCCTCATCAACGCCTACTGCCTCGCCGGCAACATCCCCGCCGCGAAGCAGCATCTCACCTCCCTCCTCCACGCGGGACTCGCGCCGGACTCGTACGCGTACACCTCTTTCGTCCTTGGATATTGCCGCGCAGGGATGCTGACGCACGCCTGCCGGGTGTTCGTGCTAATGCCGCTCCGGGGATGCCTGCGGACAGCGTTCACGTACACGGCGCTGCTCCATGGGCTGCTTGGCGCAGGGATGGTTCGTGAGGCTATGGCAGTGTTCGTTGGGATGAGGGCGGACAGCTGTGCTCCGGACACCCATGTGTACGCGACGATGGTGCACGGGCTGTGTGAGGCTGGACGAACTGAGGAGGCTGAGGTGCTGCTTGAAGAGGCAATGTCTAACGGATTTGAGCCAAATATTGTTGTCTACAATGCGCTGATTGATGGCTACTGCAATGCTGGAGAAATGGAACATGCACTTAAGGTCTTCGAGGGCATGGATGGCAACCGGTGCTCCCCAAATGTGCGAACATACACCGAGCTGATACATGGGTTGTGCAAATCAGGGAAGGTGGAAAGGGCCATGGTGCTGTTCAGTCGGATGGTTGAGGCAGGTTTGGAGCCCAATGTAGTGACATACACAGCTTTAATTCAGGGGCAGTGCAATGAGGGTCACCTGCAATGTGCTTTTAGGCTTCTTCATTTGATGGAGACTAATGGGCTGGTTCCAAACGACTGGACTTTCTCGGTGTTAATTGATGCTCTCTGCAAGCGTGAGAAGGTTGAGGAGGCCCAGTTGTTTCTTGGGTCTCTTGTCAAGAAGGGAGTTAAGGTGAATGAGGTTGTTTACACTAGCTTGATAGATGGATTGTGCAAGACAGGAAAGATTGATGCTGCTGATGAATTGATGCAGAAAATGATCTCAGAGGGGTTTGTGCCAGATGCCCACTCATACAGTTCACTTATTGATGGATTATGCAGGCAAAAGAAGTTGTCGCAAGCAACATTGATGTTGGAAGATATGATGGAGAAGGGAATACAGGCAAGTCCTGTAACATATACCATTATAATTGATGAATTAGTCAGGGAGGTAGGATCAGAAGGTCCAAAGAAAATATTCGACAAGATGATCGCGACAGGTATCAATCCTGATATTGTAACGTACACAGTATTTGTCCGCTCCTACTGTGAAGAGGGGAGAATGGAAGATGCTGAATCCATGATAGTTCAAATGGTTGATCGTGGTGTTTTCCCTAACCTAGTCACGTATAACACTTTGATTAGAGGGTATGCAAATCTAGGACTAGTCAGTCAAGCATTTTCAACTTTTGAAGTAATGGTTGGTAAGGGGTGGAAACCAAACGAGGACTCCTACACAGTTCTTCTCAGACTTGTGGTAAAGAAAAGTTCCTCTGATAACTCTGTTGATATATGGAAAATAGCAGACATGAAAGATCTCCAGGTACTTTTGGAGGACATCACTGAGCGTCAGTTGCCACTAGCCGTCGATATTTACAGTTGTTTCATTAGATGTTTATGCCGAGTTGACAGATTGGAGGaagcaaaacatttttttatgggGATGCAGAATGCTAACTTGACCCCTAGCGAGGATGTATATACTTCGATAATAGACTGCTGTTGCAGATTAAAAATACTAACAGATGCTTTGACATTGCTTGATTCAATGACGAAAAGTGGTTATTTGCCACATTTAGAATCTTATAGAATTATAATTTCTTCTCTTTGTGAGGGAGGAAACTTTCGCACTGCTAAGGAAGTTTTTGGTGATTTGTTACTGAAGGAATCCAATTATGATGAGATTGTATGGAAAATTCTGATTTATGGCCTATTACAGAAGGGCAGTGTTGCTGAGTTCTCAAGTCTGCTCTCCGTCATGAAGGAACATGGTTACCAACCTAGTAACACAATTAATGCCATGATTACAGGTGAAATAACAGTTACAAATGAAGTTCAGGAAATCGCTAGATAA